In Phycisphaerae bacterium, the genomic stretch TTTTTGTGGCCGATGCAGGCTAAGGGCGTCCTGGAGATTGAACCCGGTTTCCGCAGGATCGTCGACGCCTACCGGCCGGAGCTGGTTCGCGTCCTGGCTGACAGCCAGACGTTCATTGACGCGGCCAAAGGCCTACGTTCCAGGGCTTCTGCCAAGGCCGACCCGGCGGAGACGTTCTTCCTTCGAAAGCTGGAATCCTGGATGTCAGAGGCCGGTTTGGGGGCTTCCATCCGCAAAAGCCCTGGCGGCGCCCGTTTCTACGTTGATCTGGTGCGCGACCGGTTGCTGCTTGCCCTCCGGGACGACTTGGGACATGACCCGCGGTGGGCCGAGTTGGAGCAGGCCTATGCCGCCGGTGACTACCGGAAGGCGGCGGCGCTCATTCCCCGGCTCGATCCCGAGCCCGCGGAGATCGCCCCCGCCGCGAAGCCCGGGGCATTTGGCGCGGCCTTGCGGTTCGGACCTTACGCCGCGCGCATTCCAATCCGGATCGACAACACCGGCGGTCGGCCGCAGCCGAACTGGCCGGTGGCGATCCCGGTCAAGCACGTCAAGGCGGTCGCGAAGGACTTCATCCCTGCTTGCGCGGTGGTGGGGCCCGATCGTTGGCTCGACTGGCGTGAGATTCCACACCAGGTGGACACCCTTGATGCGTCGGTCGGCGATGAGATCAGTTTCCTGGTCGACGTTCCAGCGAATGCGGCGGTGACGTACTACGTCTACTCCACCAGGTCTGGCGGTCCCGGACGCACCTTCCCGCGGCGGACGGGTACGGCCGAGGACTGGGTTCCACCGAACATCGGCTGGGAAAACACCCGCGTCGCCTATCGTTCCTACTGGGGCCAATTCGACTTCTTCGGCAAGAAGATTGACCGGCTCATCTACGATCATCTTGGAAGCAAGAGTTACCACGGCGAGGTCGAGTGGGGCATCGATGCCCTGCACGTAGGCGAGGCATCCGGCATCGGCGGCCTGGCGCTGTATCAGGGCGATAGGGATTTCCTGGTGCAGAATCCGGCCGGCAAGGGCGCTGTGAGATTCGTCAAGAGGCAGGTGGTTCAGGGCCCGGTGCGGGCCGCGGTCGAGGTTGTCGCGACGAACGTGTTGCCGGAGCAGCCGGACCTGGCGGTACGGCTTCTTTCCGTGATCTATGCTGAACGGCAGGAGAGTGAGATCCAGGTGTCACTCTCCCGGCCCGGCGCGGGTCTGCGTCTTGCGCCCGGCCTGGTGAAGCTTCCCCGGGAGCGGGTCTTCGCCGATCGGGCGACCGGTTGCATGGGCACGTGGGGTGTGCAGCAAGAGGTGATCGGGGAGATCGGTATGGCAATCATCGTACCGCCCGGCCAAGTGCATGACGTCCTGGACCTGCCCGCCGAACGCCGGTTGTGCTGCCGCCTGGTTGAGGACTGCAAGCTGACCTACTGGATCTGGGGCGACTGGCGCCGCGGCCGGCAACACCCGAACGCCCCGACGATCGACAACTGGCGAGCGGAGGTGAGAGAACTGGCCGTGCTGCTGCATCATCCGCCGCGGATTGAGATCGGGGACCCTGAGGAAGCGCCATGATCATCGACGGTCACGTCCACATCGGGCCCTCGCAGTTCCTTCAGATTGACGCGGACGCGCCAACGCTGATCGACATTGCCGACAGGGTCGGCATCGACCTGTTGTGCGTGACCCACGTTACGGCCCTGTTCTACGACATGCGTGAGGGCAACGACGCGCTGGGGAGTGAACTGACTCGTTATGGTCACCGGCTGCTT encodes the following:
- a CDS encoding DUF4861 family protein — its product is MGSAVSSQRSGGNRRWSAVGLPTVLVLVGLSGAVAVAQDARQRLLERVFGDRVKFDPAIVAQVRALPTEQRLLLDSDGDGKKDEAWFIDTHVRHSAQLRPLLVRAIDEDGDLDQDGGPDLDSDLYIADWRADGEVDVALDYQDNDADNDVDETAFYFYMPSHPYFGRDVLRVWWGSDDGDDNLLWYDQDYTYYQDRCQYRCHFSGDESFVAFGLTAGSSHWTSAFENPFLFYDPDGDRCSEVVLRIEGIDDQIRAIRYSFDADDDASGRRTHDYDFSITAVAEKDKPVKLSGAVTASMKLRGIPTQAWLKREAAQPLAVRTPWHKACLTWDEMNANTEENVAKDPHERWEGIIAHSSKEFPQIGGPSCSVLNKRNEIALRPASPMRLYRHPADHRLHLKGANQGWLEVDFDFDGKVDARYTWLDRNGDGIFDQRQLDLDADGTAEFLWPMQAKGVLEIEPGFRRIVDAYRPELVRVLADSQTFIDAAKGLRSRASAKADPAETFFLRKLESWMSEAGLGASIRKSPGGARFYVDLVRDRLLLALRDDLGHDPRWAELEQAYAAGDYRKAAALIPRLDPEPAEIAPAAKPGAFGAALRFGPYAARIPIRIDNTGGRPQPNWPVAIPVKHVKAVAKDFIPACAVVGPDRWLDWREIPHQVDTLDASVGDEISFLVDVPANAAVTYYVYSTRSGGPGRTFPRRTGTAEDWVPPNIGWENTRVAYRSYWGQFDFFGKKIDRLIYDHLGSKSYHGEVEWGIDALHVGEASGIGGLALYQGDRDFLVQNPAGKGAVRFVKRQVVQGPVRAAVEVVATNVLPEQPDLAVRLLSVIYAERQESEIQVSLSRPGAGLRLAPGLVKLPRERVFADRATGCMGTWGVQQEVIGEIGMAIIVPPGQVHDVLDLPAERRLCCRLVEDCKLTYWIWGDWRRGRQHPNAPTIDNWRAEVRELAVLLHHPPRIEIGDPEEAP